One segment of Panicum virgatum strain AP13 chromosome 3K, P.virgatum_v5, whole genome shotgun sequence DNA contains the following:
- the LOC120696547 gene encoding transcription factor WRKY19-like isoform X2 has product MALDSVPTYLSDLGSAHRAARTQQQRIRKDERTWTSDTYAPYDDGHQWRKYGEKKLSNSNFPRFYYRCTYKNDMKCPATKQVQQKDTSDPPLFSVTYFNQHTCSTSSNPMGSTRDIAAPSSSRKAVSICFSPHTANEQPTFLTTSATHSFRANQQPERSPYASQFQWTTSSSPTGNGPVTIEVDSISGGSISSSSGGALPRTLLPIGQSRCIEYFHFL; this is encoded by the exons ATGGCTCTAGATTCTGTTCCTACCTATCTCAGCGACTTGGGATCAGCCCACAGGGCTGCCAGAACCCAGCAGCAAAGGATCAG GAAAGATGAGCGCACCTGGACCTCGGACACTTACGCTCCGTATGATGACGGGCACCAGTGGAGGAAGTACGGCGAGAAGAAGCTCTCCAACTCCAACTTCCCAAG GTTCTATTACAGATGCACCTACAAGAACGACATGAAGTGCCCTGCCACAAAGCAAGTCCAGCAGAAGGACACCAGCGATCCTCCATTGTTTTCTGTCACTTACTTCAACCAGCACACCTGCAGCACCAGCTCAAATCCCATGGGAAGCACGAGAGATATTGCTGCGCCATCGTCGTCGAGGAAGGCGGTATCAATCTGCTTCAGCCCGCACACAGCCAATGAGCAGCCCACATTCTTGACAACCTCGGCGACGCATTCTTTCAGAGCCAATCAACAACCAGAGAGGAGCCCCTATGCAAGCCAGTTTCAGTGGACAACCTCATCGTCACCTACAGGTAACGGTCCGGTTACGATTGAGGTTGACAGTATTTCAGGAGGAAGCATTTCATCCAGCAGCGGGGGTGCTCTGCCTAGGACATTGCTGCCGATTGGTCAGTCCAGATGCATCGAGTACTTCCATTTCTTATGA
- the LOC120696547 gene encoding transcription factor WRKY19-like isoform X1, with product MALDSVPTYLSDLGSAHRAARTQQQRISIRKDERTWTSDTYAPYDDGHQWRKYGEKKLSNSNFPRFYYRCTYKNDMKCPATKQVQQKDTSDPPLFSVTYFNQHTCSTSSNPMGSTRDIAAPSSSRKAVSICFSPHTANEQPTFLTTSATHSFRANQQPERSPYASQFQWTTSSSPTGNGPVTIEVDSISGGSISSSSGGALPRTLLPIGQSRCIEYFHFL from the exons ATGGCTCTAGATTCTGTTCCTACCTATCTCAGCGACTTGGGATCAGCCCACAGGGCTGCCAGAACCCAGCAGCAAAGGATCAG CATCAGGAAAGATGAGCGCACCTGGACCTCGGACACTTACGCTCCGTATGATGACGGGCACCAGTGGAGGAAGTACGGCGAGAAGAAGCTCTCCAACTCCAACTTCCCAAG GTTCTATTACAGATGCACCTACAAGAACGACATGAAGTGCCCTGCCACAAAGCAAGTCCAGCAGAAGGACACCAGCGATCCTCCATTGTTTTCTGTCACTTACTTCAACCAGCACACCTGCAGCACCAGCTCAAATCCCATGGGAAGCACGAGAGATATTGCTGCGCCATCGTCGTCGAGGAAGGCGGTATCAATCTGCTTCAGCCCGCACACAGCCAATGAGCAGCCCACATTCTTGACAACCTCGGCGACGCATTCTTTCAGAGCCAATCAACAACCAGAGAGGAGCCCCTATGCAAGCCAGTTTCAGTGGACAACCTCATCGTCACCTACAGGTAACGGTCCGGTTACGATTGAGGTTGACAGTATTTCAGGAGGAAGCATTTCATCCAGCAGCGGGGGTGCTCTGCCTAGGACATTGCTGCCGATTGGTCAGTCCAGATGCATCGAGTACTTCCATTTCTTATGA